From Pseudomonas hefeiensis, one genomic window encodes:
- a CDS encoding YceI family protein codes for MFKRSFSHAVATLLLACAALPAQANWYLDGESSRLSFISSKNGNVSEVQRFLVLHGQVQPKGMVRLEVELESVNSGIPLRDERMRAELFEIKQFADASITAQLDLLPIQDLANGAQLELRLPLTVDLHGKQQVYQAELLATRLDERRFQVVTLEPVVLHAADFDLAPGLEKLRKQAGLSAISLAVPVSAVLIFTAR; via the coding sequence ATGTTCAAGCGGTCTTTTTCTCACGCTGTCGCGACCTTGCTACTGGCCTGCGCCGCGCTGCCGGCCCAGGCCAATTGGTACCTGGACGGCGAATCGTCGCGGCTGTCGTTTATCAGCAGCAAAAACGGCAACGTTTCCGAGGTCCAGCGCTTCCTGGTGCTTCATGGCCAGGTCCAGCCCAAGGGGATGGTACGGCTGGAAGTGGAGCTGGAGTCGGTCAACAGCGGTATCCCCCTGCGTGACGAGCGCATGCGCGCCGAGTTGTTTGAGATCAAGCAATTTGCCGACGCCTCCATTACCGCGCAGCTCGACCTGCTACCGATCCAGGACCTGGCCAACGGCGCTCAACTGGAACTGCGCTTGCCGCTGACCGTGGACCTGCACGGCAAGCAACAGGTGTATCAGGCCGAACTGCTGGCAACGCGCCTGGATGAACGACGGTTCCAGGTCGTGACCCTGGAGCCGGTGGTGCTCCATGCGGCGGATTTCGACTTGGCGCCGGGATTGGAGAAGTTGCGCAAGCAGGCCGGACTGTCGGCCATCAGCCTCGCGGTGCCGGTGAGTGCGGTGCTGATTTTCACGGCGCGCTGA
- a CDS encoding amidase, whose protein sequence is MRRRPLLTLMSVLVVALLGWIWLERVALRAFPDIISAYTAKEYCSCRYVMEQPADYCRGYVKQWVPISDFLETPEAKRITVAGLGRSNSARWQGTRQGCRLEP, encoded by the coding sequence ATGAGACGCAGACCGCTGCTCACGCTGATGTCGGTGCTTGTTGTGGCGCTGCTCGGCTGGATCTGGCTCGAGCGGGTGGCGCTGCGGGCCTTCCCCGACATCATCAGCGCCTACACCGCCAAGGAGTATTGCTCGTGTCGTTACGTGATGGAGCAACCGGCTGACTATTGCCGTGGCTATGTAAAACAGTGGGTGCCCATCAGCGATTTTCTCGAGACGCCTGAAGCCAAACGCATCACCGTCGCCGGGTTGGGGCGAAGCAATAGCGCACGATGGCAGGGGACGCGGCAGGGGTGTCGGTTGGAGCCCTGA
- a CDS encoding acyl-CoA dehydrogenase, whose amino-acid sequence MPWQNLIERGERLPAHPDLAEGYASLLQRLGPVTPFELAVTGARLMATPGLAFLVGYQAALRVLWPSAPQSLGALCATEQRSLRPADMQTRVTDLRLNGRKDFVTTGDAAEWLLVAARGEAFGEPPQLNLAVVYPGEPGVTLEKLPAIALMPDISHGRVVLDGALCELLAGDGWDAYVKPFRTLEDLYVLSAMAAWLYGVGQECAWPQALQLRLLGLLAGCAEVSRHNPSSAAGHVLLGGLFAQFNGLDGELNDALVVGPALWHEMWTRDKAVMDMAAGARAKRLAKALGSSLG is encoded by the coding sequence ATGCCCTGGCAAAACCTGATCGAACGCGGCGAACGACTGCCCGCCCATCCGGACCTGGCCGAGGGTTATGCGTCCTTGCTGCAACGCCTGGGGCCGGTGACGCCGTTCGAACTGGCCGTCACGGGGGCGCGATTGATGGCAACGCCGGGGTTGGCTTTTCTGGTGGGGTATCAGGCGGCGCTGCGAGTGCTTTGGCCGAGCGCACCGCAGAGCCTGGGCGCCTTGTGCGCCACGGAGCAGCGCAGCCTGCGCCCGGCGGACATGCAGACTCGCGTCACCGACCTGCGTTTGAACGGGCGCAAGGATTTTGTTACCACGGGCGATGCCGCCGAGTGGCTGCTGGTCGCCGCCCGCGGCGAAGCGTTCGGCGAGCCGCCGCAGTTGAATCTTGCGGTGGTTTATCCTGGAGAGCCGGGTGTGACCCTGGAAAAACTCCCGGCCATCGCCCTGATGCCAGACATCAGCCATGGACGGGTAGTGCTTGATGGTGCGCTGTGCGAGTTGTTGGCCGGGGACGGCTGGGACGCCTACGTCAAACCGTTCCGCACCCTGGAAGACCTTTATGTGCTCAGTGCCATGGCCGCCTGGCTGTATGGCGTGGGGCAGGAGTGCGCTTGGCCCCAAGCCCTGCAGTTGCGCCTGCTGGGGTTGCTGGCAGGTTGCGCTGAAGTGAGCCGGCACAACCCGTCCAGCGCGGCCGGGCATGTGTTGCTGGGTGGGTTGTTCGCCCAGTTCAACGGTCTCGATGGCGAACTGAACGACGCCCTGGTCGTCGGCCCGGCGTTGTGGCACGAGATGTGGACGCGGGATAAAGCCGTAATGGATATGGCGGCGGGTGCGCGGGCCAAGCGGTTGGCCAAGGCGTTGGGATCTTCATTGGGTTGA
- the olsB gene encoding L-ornithine N(alpha)-acyltransferase — MTQIARISDTGNERRLQAERLIGAKALQEAQALRFNVFSGEFNAKLKGAEMGLDMDDYDVHCAHIGVRDLNTGRLVATTRLLDHHAASSLGRFYSEEEFSLHGLVHLKGPILEIGRTCVDPAYRNGGTIAVLWGELAEVLNEGGYSYLMGCASIPMQDGGVQAQAIMQRLRERYLCTEHLRAVPKKPLPALDVPSNVIAEMPPLLKAYMRLGAKICGEPCWDEDFQVADVFILLKRDELCPRYARHFKAAV; from the coding sequence ATGACTCAGATCGCCCGCATCAGCGACACTGGCAATGAACGCCGCCTGCAAGCCGAACGCCTGATTGGCGCCAAGGCTTTGCAAGAAGCCCAGGCCCTGCGCTTCAACGTCTTCAGCGGCGAGTTCAACGCCAAGCTCAAAGGCGCGGAAATGGGTCTGGACATGGATGACTATGATGTTCACTGCGCCCACATCGGCGTACGCGACCTGAACACCGGCCGCCTCGTGGCGACGACGCGTCTGCTCGATCACCACGCCGCCAGCAGCCTGGGCCGGTTCTACAGCGAAGAAGAGTTCAGCCTTCACGGCCTGGTCCATCTCAAGGGCCCGATCCTGGAAATCGGCCGCACCTGCGTCGACCCGGCCTACCGCAACGGCGGCACCATCGCGGTACTTTGGGGCGAACTGGCCGAGGTGCTGAACGAGGGCGGCTACAGCTACCTGATGGGATGCGCGAGCATTCCAATGCAGGACGGTGGTGTCCAGGCCCAAGCGATCATGCAGCGTCTGCGCGAACGGTATCTGTGCACCGAACACCTGCGGGCGGTGCCGAAAAAACCATTGCCGGCCCTGGACGTGCCGTCCAACGTCATCGCCGAAATGCCACCTCTGCTCAAGGCTTATATGCGCCTGGGCGCGAAGATTTGCGGTGAGCCGTGCTGGGATGAAGATTTCCAGGTGGCCGACGTGTTCATCCTGCTCAAGCGCGACGAACTCTGCCCACGCTACGCCCGCCACTTCAAGGCAGCGGTGTGA
- a CDS encoding lysophospholipid acyltransferase family protein, with protein sequence MSRLRVYARIARVLLVVTLGLSMASVFGLFERLGVANSMLRRQRWSRFFMARLSHALPFSVTVHGQMPQQPMLWVSNHVSWTDIPLLGMLTPMSFLSKAEVRTWPVAGWLAAKAGSLFIRRGSGDSQLIRKQMSRHLEQAHPLLMFPEGTTTDGRSLRTFHGRLLSAAIDADVALQPVAIRYLRNGEPDSLAPFIGDDDLLSHLMRLFANDRGDVHIHLLQPIACHGQERAALAFQAQQAVHKALFGAIPEKQQAPMRPAAIAA encoded by the coding sequence ATGAGTCGGTTGCGGGTGTACGCGCGAATCGCGCGAGTGTTGCTGGTGGTGACGCTGGGCCTGAGCATGGCCAGCGTGTTCGGGCTGTTTGAACGGTTGGGTGTGGCCAACTCCATGCTGCGCCGCCAGCGCTGGTCGCGTTTTTTCATGGCGCGCCTGAGCCATGCCCTGCCCTTCTCCGTGACGGTGCACGGGCAAATGCCGCAACAACCCATGCTGTGGGTCAGCAACCATGTGTCCTGGACCGATATCCCACTGCTGGGCATGCTCACGCCAATGTCGTTCCTGTCCAAGGCCGAAGTGCGCACCTGGCCCGTGGCCGGATGGCTGGCGGCCAAGGCTGGCAGTTTGTTTATCCGGCGCGGCTCGGGTGACAGCCAGTTGATCCGCAAACAGATGAGCCGGCATCTGGAGCAGGCCCATCCGCTGCTGATGTTTCCCGAAGGCACCACCACCGATGGCCGCTCCCTGCGCACCTTCCATGGTCGTTTACTGTCGGCGGCCATCGATGCTGACGTGGCGCTGCAACCGGTGGCAATCCGTTATCTGCGCAACGGCGAGCCTGATTCACTGGCACCGTTCATTGGCGATGATGATCTGTTGTCGCACCTGATGCGGTTGTTCGCCAATGACCGGGGCGACGTGCATATCCATCTACTGCAACCCATCGCCTGCCACGGCCAGGAACGCGCGGCACTGGCGTTCCAGGCTCAGCAGGCGGTGCATAAGGCGTTGTTTGGGGCGATTCCCGAGAAACAGCAAGCGCCGATGCGACCCGCTGCAATTGCGGCCTGA
- a CDS encoding ACP phosphodiesterase, whose protein sequence is MNYLAHLHLGGPGREQLLGSLYGDFVKGPLQGLYDPQIEAAIALHRRIDMYTDHHPVVDIALSRFSTVRRRYAGIVLDVFFDHCLARDWTLYGEGPLLDFTSQVYRVLAAEPQLPGRLAQIAPYMAADDWLGSYREFEVMGQVLRGISRRLSRPEELAGAMEELIMLYEPLSEDFRLFYPQLQDFALSQTTPNN, encoded by the coding sequence ATGAACTATCTCGCACACCTGCACCTCGGCGGCCCCGGCCGGGAACAACTGCTCGGCAGCCTCTATGGCGACTTCGTCAAAGGGCCGCTGCAAGGGTTGTACGATCCGCAGATCGAAGCGGCGATTGCCCTGCATCGGCGCATCGACATGTACACCGATCACCACCCGGTGGTGGATATCGCTCTGTCGCGTTTTTCCACCGTGCGGCGGCGCTATGCCGGAATTGTGCTCGACGTGTTTTTCGATCATTGCCTGGCCCGGGACTGGACGCTGTATGGAGAAGGGCCGTTGCTGGACTTCACCTCTCAGGTCTATCGCGTGCTTGCCGCCGAGCCGCAGTTGCCTGGGCGCTTGGCGCAAATCGCGCCTTATATGGCGGCGGATGACTGGCTGGGGTCTTACCGGGAGTTCGAAGTGATGGGGCAGGTGCTGCGAGGCATTTCCCGACGCCTGTCCCGGCCGGAGGAACTGGCCGGGGCGATGGAAGAATTGATCATGCTTTATGAGCCGTTGAGCGAAGACTTTCGGTTGTTCTACCCGCAGTTGCAGGATTTTGCATTGAGCCAGACAACACCAAATAACTAA
- a CDS encoding ArsR/SmtB family transcription factor — MTPDLDEIIKALAHPVRRDILNWLKDPKIQFPEQLHNHEFGICAGQIDQRCGLSQSTVSAHLAVLQRAGLITSQKVGQWHFFKRNEDVIQQFLKQMSQEL; from the coding sequence ATGACCCCCGACCTCGACGAAATAATAAAAGCCCTGGCGCACCCAGTACGGCGAGACATCCTCAACTGGCTCAAAGACCCCAAGATCCAGTTCCCCGAACAGTTGCACAACCACGAATTCGGCATTTGCGCCGGACAGATCGACCAGCGTTGCGGCCTGTCGCAGTCCACGGTGTCCGCCCATCTGGCGGTGTTGCAACGGGCGGGGCTGATCACCAGCCAGAAGGTCGGCCAATGGCATTTCTTCAAACGCAACGAGGACGTGATCCAGCAGTTCCTCAAGCAAATGAGCCAAGAGCTCTGA
- a CDS encoding MFS transporter: MPLSLLILALSAFAIGTTEFVIMGLLPEVAADLGVSIPGAGWLVTGYALGVAIGAPFMALATARLPRKAALVALMGIFIIGNLLCAIASDYNVLMFARVVTALCHGAFFGIGSVVAAGLVAPNKRASAVALMFTGLTLANVLGVPLGTALGQEAGWRSTFWAVTVIGVIALIGLIRFLPAKRDEEKLDMRSELVALKGAGLWLSLSMTALFSASVFTLFTYVAPLLGEVTGVSPRGVTWTLVLIGLGLTLGNIIGGKLADKSLANTLMGVFITMAVVSTVLSWTSVALIPTEITLFLWATACFAAVPALQVNVVTFGKAAPNLVSTLNIGAFNIGNALGAWVGGSVINHGLGLTSVPLAAGALAVLALLVTLITFRQGGNADLAPATH, encoded by the coding sequence ATGCCCCTCTCACTTCTCATTCTGGCCCTGAGCGCCTTCGCCATCGGCACCACCGAGTTTGTCATCATGGGCCTGTTGCCTGAGGTGGCGGCCGACCTGGGTGTATCGATTCCCGGCGCTGGCTGGCTGGTGACCGGTTATGCCCTGGGTGTGGCCATCGGTGCACCGTTCATGGCCCTGGCCACCGCGCGCTTGCCGCGCAAGGCTGCCCTGGTAGCGCTGATGGGGATCTTCATCATCGGCAACCTGCTCTGCGCCATCGCCAGTGACTACAACGTGCTGATGTTCGCCAGGGTCGTCACCGCCCTGTGCCACGGTGCGTTCTTCGGCATCGGTTCGGTGGTGGCCGCCGGCCTGGTGGCACCCAACAAGCGCGCCTCGGCCGTGGCCCTGATGTTCACCGGCCTGACCCTGGCCAACGTGCTCGGCGTACCGCTGGGCACCGCGCTGGGTCAGGAAGCCGGCTGGCGCTCGACTTTCTGGGCCGTGACCGTCATCGGCGTGATTGCGCTGATCGGCCTGATCCGTTTTCTGCCAGCCAAGCGCGATGAAGAAAAACTCGACATGCGCTCGGAACTCGTCGCCCTCAAGGGCGCAGGCCTGTGGCTGTCCCTGAGCATGACCGCACTGTTTTCCGCCTCGGTGTTCACCCTGTTCACTTACGTCGCCCCGCTGCTGGGAGAAGTCACTGGCGTATCGCCCCGCGGCGTGACCTGGACCCTGGTGCTGATCGGCCTGGGCCTGACCCTGGGCAACATCATCGGCGGCAAGCTGGCGGACAAGAGCCTGGCGAACACGCTGATGGGGGTTTTCATCACCATGGCCGTGGTGTCCACCGTATTGAGCTGGACCAGCGTCGCGCTGATCCCCACTGAAATCACCCTGTTCCTCTGGGCCACCGCCTGCTTCGCCGCCGTGCCGGCCCTGCAAGTCAACGTGGTGACCTTCGGCAAAGCCGCGCCAAACCTGGTTTCCACCCTGAACATCGGCGCCTTCAACATCGGCAACGCCTTGGGCGCCTGGGTCGGCGGCAGTGTCATCAACCACGGCCTGGGCCTGACCAGCGTGCCCCTGGCCGCCGGCGCGCTGGCCGTACTGGCGCTGCTGGTCACCCTGATCACTTTCCGTCAGGGCGGCAATGCCGACCTGGCCCCTGCCACTCACTGA
- a CDS encoding TetR family transcriptional regulator, which yields MVRRTKEEALETRSQILEAAEKAFFERGVARTTLADIATLAGVTRGAIYWHFSNKADLLQAMLDTLHEPLDDLARASEREEELDPLGCVRKLLVRLFQQVALDPKTRRINEILFHKCEFTDEMCDLRQQRRQVSLDCNVRIALSLRNAMNRGQLPDDLDPERAAVAIHAYIDGILYQWLLAPDSFALAAEAERWVEIGLDMLCLSPSLRK from the coding sequence ATGGTTCGTCGTACCAAAGAGGAAGCCCTGGAGACTCGCAGCCAGATACTCGAAGCGGCCGAGAAAGCCTTTTTCGAGCGCGGTGTGGCGCGCACGACACTGGCTGACATCGCGACGCTGGCCGGTGTAACGCGCGGGGCCATCTACTGGCATTTCAGCAACAAGGCTGACCTGCTCCAGGCCATGCTCGATACGTTGCACGAGCCGCTCGATGACCTGGCCCGCGCCAGTGAGCGTGAAGAGGAGCTTGATCCGCTGGGCTGTGTTCGCAAGCTGCTGGTGCGATTGTTTCAACAGGTGGCCCTGGATCCTAAAACCCGCCGCATTAATGAGATTCTGTTTCATAAGTGCGAATTCACCGATGAAATGTGCGATTTGCGCCAGCAACGGCGCCAGGTCAGTCTCGACTGCAATGTGCGTATCGCGTTGTCGTTGCGCAATGCAATGAATCGCGGCCAGTTGCCGGACGATCTGGATCCCGAAAGGGCGGCGGTCGCCATTCATGCTTACATCGACGGCATTTTATACCAGTGGCTACTGGCCCCCGACAGCTTCGCACTGGCGGCTGAGGCCGAGCGCTGGGTGGAGATCGGGCTGGACATGCTGTGCCTGAGCCCCAGCCTGCGTAAATGA
- a CDS encoding efflux RND transporter periplasmic adaptor subunit, with product MQFKPAVTALVTAIALASLLSGCKKEEAAPAAPAPQVGVVTLKTQPFTLTSELPGRTSAFRIAEVRPQVNGIILKRLFKEGADVKAGQQLYQIDPAMYEATLKSAEANLRSTKSISDRYKQLVDEQAVSRQEYDTAVANRLESEANLQTARINVRYTKVYAPISGRIGRSSVTEGALVSNGQADAMATIQQLDPIYVDVTQSSVELLQLRRELESGRLQKAGDNAAMVKLTLEDGSEYAHEGKLEFSEVSVDQTTGSVTLRAVFPNPDHTLLPGMFVHAQLKAGVNSAAILAPQQGVTRDLKGMPTALVVGPDNKVELRQLKASRTVGSQWLIEDGLKAGDRLITEGLQYVRPGVEVKATEATNVGEKNPAPAQAADKAAGGKGE from the coding sequence ATGCAATTCAAGCCAGCTGTTACCGCTCTGGTTACCGCCATCGCCCTGGCATCGCTGCTCAGCGGATGTAAAAAGGAAGAGGCGGCACCTGCCGCACCGGCTCCTCAGGTCGGCGTCGTAACTCTCAAGACTCAGCCTTTTACCCTGACGTCAGAGCTTCCCGGCCGCACCAGCGCGTTCCGCATCGCGGAAGTTCGTCCGCAAGTCAACGGCATCATCCTCAAGCGTCTGTTCAAGGAGGGGGCCGACGTCAAGGCCGGCCAACAGCTGTATCAGATTGACCCGGCCATGTACGAAGCGACCCTCAAAAGCGCAGAAGCGAACCTGCGGTCAACCAAGTCCATTTCCGATCGCTACAAGCAGTTGGTGGATGAACAGGCTGTCAGCCGTCAGGAATACGACACCGCCGTGGCCAACCGCCTGGAGTCGGAAGCCAACCTGCAAACCGCGCGGATCAACGTGCGCTACACCAAGGTCTACGCGCCGATTTCCGGTCGCATCGGTCGCTCCTCGGTGACCGAAGGTGCGCTGGTGAGCAACGGCCAGGCCGATGCCATGGCGACCATCCAGCAACTGGACCCGATCTACGTCGACGTGACGCAGAGCTCGGTGGAACTGCTGCAATTGCGCCGTGAACTGGAAAGCGGCCGCCTGCAGAAGGCTGGCGACAACGCCGCCATGGTCAAACTGACCCTGGAAGACGGCAGCGAGTATGCCCATGAGGGCAAGCTGGAGTTCTCCGAAGTGTCGGTAGACCAGACCACCGGTTCGGTGACCCTGCGCGCGGTGTTCCCTAACCCTGACCACACGCTGCTGCCGGGCATGTTCGTCCACGCGCAATTGAAGGCCGGGGTCAACAGCGCGGCGATTCTTGCGCCGCAGCAAGGCGTCACGCGCGACCTCAAAGGCATGCCGACCGCTCTGGTCGTGGGCCCGGACAACAAGGTCGAGCTGCGTCAGCTCAAGGCCAGCCGCACCGTCGGTAGCCAGTGGCTGATCGAAGACGGGCTCAAGGCTGGCGATCGCCTGATCACCGAAGGGTTGCAATACGTACGGCCAGGGGTGGAAGTCAAAGCCACTGAGGCCACCAACGTTGGCGAAAAGAACCCGGCCCCCGCACAGGCAGCTGACAAAGCCGCCGGCGGCAAAGGGGAGTAA
- the emhB gene encoding efflux RND transporter permease subunit EmhB, which yields MSKFFIDRPIFAWVIALVIMLVGALSILKLPINQYPSIAPPAIAIQVTYPGASAQTVQDTVVQVIEQQLNGIDNLRYVSSESNSDGSMTITATFEQGTNSDTAQVQVQNKLNLATPLLPQEVQQQGIRVTKAVKNFLMVIGVVSRDGSMTKDDLSNYIVSNMQDPISRTAGVGDFQVFGAQYAMRIWLDPAKLNNYKLTPVDVRTAIAAQNVQVSSGQLGGLPALSGQQLNATIIGKTRLQTAEQFKAILLKVNPDGSQVRVGDVADVGLGGENYSVSAQFNGAPASGLAVKLATGANALDTAKALRATIDSLKPFFPQGMEVVFPYDTTPVVSESIKGVVETLIEAVALVFLVMFLFLQNFRATIITTMTVPVVLLGTFGILAAFGFSINTLTMFGMVLAIGLLVDDAIVVVENVERVMNEEGLSPKEATKKSMGQIQGALVGIALVLSAVLLPMAFFSGSTGVIYKQFSITIVSAMALSVLVALIFTPALCATMLKPIPKGEHGTPKRGFFGWFNRTFDRGVRSYERGVGNMLKHKAPYLLAYVIIVVGMVWLFTRIPTAFLPEEDQGVLFAQVQTPAGSSAERTQVVVDKMREFLLRPSKDGGEGDGVASVFTVTGFNFAGRGQSSGMAFIMLKPWDERNADSSVFNVAARAQQHFFTFRDAMVFAFAPPAVMELGNATGFDVFLQDRAGIGHEKLMEARNQFLGMASQSKILSQVRPNGLNDEPQYQLEIDDEKASALGITLSDINNTLSIGLGSSYVNDFIDRGRVKKVYIQGQPGARMSPEDLQKWYVRNSAGTMVPFSAFAKGEWVYGSPKLARYNGVEAMEILGAPAPGYSTGEAMAEVEAIAQKLPAGVGISWTGLSYEERLSGSQAPALYALSLLMVFLCLAALYESWSIPIAVMLVVPLGIIGALMATSLRGLSNDVYFQVGLLTTIGLAAKNAILIVEFAKELHEQGRTLVEAAIEACRMRLRPIIMTSLAFVLGVVPLAISTGAGSGSQHAIGTGVIGGMLTATILAIFWVPLFFVTVSSIGRRKNIDQDDTPETSKEAGQ from the coding sequence ATGTCGAAATTTTTTATCGACCGTCCGATTTTCGCCTGGGTTATCGCCCTGGTGATCATGTTGGTCGGGGCTCTATCGATCCTCAAGTTGCCCATCAACCAGTACCCCAGCATCGCGCCGCCGGCCATTGCGATCCAGGTAACCTACCCGGGCGCATCCGCGCAGACCGTGCAGGACACCGTGGTGCAGGTCATCGAGCAACAGCTCAACGGCATCGATAACCTGCGTTATGTCTCCTCGGAAAGTAACTCCGACGGCAGCATGACCATCACGGCGACCTTCGAACAAGGCACCAACTCCGATACCGCACAGGTCCAGGTCCAGAACAAGTTGAACCTGGCGACCCCGCTGCTGCCGCAAGAAGTGCAGCAACAGGGTATCCGCGTGACCAAGGCGGTGAAGAACTTCCTGATGGTGATCGGCGTGGTGTCGCGCGACGGCAGCATGACCAAGGACGACCTGTCCAACTACATCGTGTCCAACATGCAGGACCCGATCTCGCGCACCGCCGGTGTCGGTGACTTCCAGGTCTTCGGCGCCCAGTACGCGATGCGGATCTGGCTCGACCCGGCCAAGCTGAACAACTACAAACTGACCCCGGTGGATGTGAGGACCGCCATTGCGGCGCAGAACGTCCAGGTGTCGTCCGGCCAGCTCGGCGGCCTGCCTGCCCTGTCCGGTCAGCAACTGAACGCCACCATTATTGGCAAGACCCGCCTGCAGACCGCCGAGCAGTTCAAGGCCATCTTGCTCAAGGTCAACCCGGACGGCTCGCAAGTGCGCGTCGGTGACGTCGCCGATGTCGGCCTGGGCGGTGAGAACTACAGCGTCAGTGCCCAGTTCAACGGTGCCCCTGCTTCCGGTCTTGCCGTGAAGCTGGCCACCGGCGCCAACGCCCTCGACACAGCGAAAGCCCTGCGCGCCACCATCGACAGCCTCAAACCGTTCTTCCCGCAAGGGATGGAAGTGGTGTTCCCGTACGACACCACCCCGGTGGTGAGCGAATCGATCAAGGGTGTGGTTGAAACCCTGATCGAAGCGGTCGCACTGGTGTTCCTGGTGATGTTCCTGTTCCTGCAAAACTTCCGCGCCACCATCATCACCACGATGACGGTGCCGGTGGTTTTGCTCGGCACTTTCGGGATCCTCGCGGCGTTCGGCTTCAGCATCAACACCCTGACCATGTTCGGCATGGTGCTGGCCATCGGATTGCTGGTGGACGATGCCATCGTTGTGGTGGAAAACGTCGAACGGGTCATGAACGAAGAAGGCCTGTCGCCCAAGGAAGCCACCAAAAAATCCATGGGCCAGATCCAGGGCGCCCTGGTGGGTATCGCCCTGGTGCTGTCGGCGGTGCTGCTGCCGATGGCGTTCTTCAGCGGTTCCACCGGGGTGATCTACAAACAGTTCTCCATCACCATCGTCTCGGCCATGGCCCTGTCGGTACTGGTGGCCCTGATCTTTACCCCGGCCCTGTGCGCCACCATGCTCAAACCCATTCCCAAGGGTGAGCACGGCACGCCGAAACGCGGTTTCTTCGGCTGGTTCAACCGCACCTTCGACCGTGGCGTCAGAAGCTACGAGCGCGGTGTGGGCAACATGCTCAAGCACAAGGCGCCGTACCTGCTGGCTTATGTGATCATCGTGGTCGGCATGGTCTGGCTGTTCACCCGCATCCCGACGGCGTTCCTGCCGGAAGAGGACCAGGGCGTGCTGTTTGCCCAGGTGCAGACACCAGCCGGTTCCAGCGCCGAGCGGACCCAGGTGGTGGTGGACAAAATGCGTGAGTTCCTGCTGCGTCCGAGCAAGGACGGCGGTGAGGGCGATGGCGTGGCCTCGGTATTTACCGTGACCGGCTTCAACTTCGCCGGTCGTGGCCAGAGCTCCGGCATGGCGTTCATCATGCTCAAACCGTGGGACGAGCGTAACGCCGATAGCAGCGTGTTCAACGTCGCCGCCCGTGCCCAGCAACACTTTTTCACCTTCCGCGACGCGATGGTGTTCGCCTTCGCTCCGCCGGCGGTGATGGAGCTGGGTAACGCCACCGGTTTCGACGTGTTCCTGCAGGACCGCGCCGGCATCGGCCATGAGAAGTTGATGGAGGCCCGTAACCAGTTCCTCGGCATGGCCTCCCAGAGCAAGATTCTGTCCCAGGTGCGTCCCAATGGCCTGAACGACGAACCGCAGTACCAGCTGGAAATCGATGACGAGAAGGCCAGCGCCCTGGGCATTACCCTCTCGGACATCAACAACACCCTGTCGATTGGACTGGGCAGTAGCTATGTAAACGACTTCATCGACCGTGGCCGGGTGAAGAAGGTGTACATCCAGGGCCAACCGGGCGCTCGCATGAGCCCCGAAGACCTGCAGAAGTGGTATGTGCGCAACAGCGCCGGGACCATGGTGCCGTTCAGCGCATTCGCCAAAGGCGAGTGGGTCTACGGCTCGCCAAAACTGGCCCGTTACAACGGCGTGGAAGCGATGGAAATTCTGGGGGCGCCGGCGCCGGGTTACTCCACCGGTGAAGCCATGGCCGAAGTCGAGGCCATCGCGCAGAAGCTGCCGGCCGGCGTCGGTATTTCCTGGACGGGCCTGTCCTACGAGGAACGTCTGTCCGGCTCCCAGGCCCCAGCGTTGTACGCCTTGTCGCTGCTGATGGTATTCCTCTGCCTGGCGGCGCTGTATGAAAGCTGGTCGATTCCGATCGCGGTCATGCTCGTGGTACCACTGGGTATCATCGGTGCCTTGATGGCGACCAGCCTGCGCGGCCTGTCCAACGACGTGTACTTCCAGGTGGGCTTGTTGACGACCATCGGTCTGGCGGCGAAAAACGCCATTCTGATCGTGGAGTTCGCCAAGGAACTCCACGAACAGGGCCGCACACTGGTGGAAGCCGCCATTGAAGCCTGTAGGATGCGTCTGAGGCCGATCATCATGACGTCCCTGGCGTTCGTCCTCGGCGTGGTGCCGCTGGCGATTTCCACCGGCGCAGGCTCAGGCAGCCAGCACGCCATCGGCACCGGTGTGATCGGCGGTATGTTGACCGCCACCATCCTGGCGATTTTCTGGGTGCCATTGTTCTTCGTGACCGTGTCGTCGATAGGCCGTCGCAAAAATATCGACCAGGACGACACTCCTGAAACTTCTAAAGAGGCTGGCCAATGA